In Aquiflexum balticum DSM 16537, a single genomic region encodes these proteins:
- a CDS encoding DNA alkylation repair protein — MNPENNLPEKVISELKSVSDKEKALFLPRFFKTGKGEYGEGDHFLGIQVPQQRIIAKKFLPAIEEKDLKTLIASPFHEVRLTALFMLVAKFEKSKSGEEKRLWVDFYLNNRSFVNNWDLVDSSAHQILGSWLYDKDRTPLYELANSNNLWDQRMAIISTYYFIRKNDFEDTLKIAEILLFHPHDLIHKAVGWMLREVGKRDFETEYGFLEKHYKKMPRTMLRYAIEKFEPQVREMFLAK, encoded by the coding sequence ATGAATCCTGAAAATAATCTCCCTGAAAAAGTTATTTCAGAACTTAAATCGGTCTCGGATAAGGAGAAAGCATTATTCCTCCCACGTTTTTTCAAAACCGGAAAAGGTGAATACGGTGAAGGCGATCATTTTTTGGGTATTCAAGTTCCTCAGCAAAGAATAATCGCCAAAAAATTCTTACCGGCAATCGAGGAAAAGGACCTGAAAACATTGATTGCCTCTCCGTTTCATGAGGTAAGATTAACAGCCCTTTTTATGCTCGTCGCAAAATTTGAAAAATCAAAATCCGGGGAGGAAAAAAGGTTGTGGGTGGATTTTTATTTAAACAATAGAAGCTTTGTCAATAACTGGGATTTGGTAGACAGTTCGGCCCATCAGATTTTGGGTTCATGGCTTTACGACAAAGACAGAACACCGCTTTACGAACTTGCCAATTCAAATAATCTCTGGGATCAGCGTATGGCCATTATCAGTACCTACTATTTTATCCGCAAAAATGATTTTGAAGACACGCTCAAAATAGCTGAAATATTACTATTCCACCCCCATGACCTGATTCACAAGGCTGTAGGATGGATGCTGAGAGAAGTTGGCAAAAGGGACTTTGAAACCGAATATGGTTTTTTGGAGAAGCACTATAAAAAAATGCCCAGAACAATGCTCAGATATGCCATAGAGAAATTTGAGCCTCAGGTCAGAGAAATGTTTTTGGCCAAATAG
- a CDS encoding DUF4221 family protein → MPNRFLLPILLIASFSCGKPGEDITVDTFSYSVDTVTVDAKGEILYLEYELRVADYSEVDGFLYNFNKHSHSIEKIDLDQLEWVGTFPLQQEGPDGTGFWISDIKGVREGQLFLSGEKAGIFNLEGELLKKIDWSNVSPEEGGILDEEKFYIQVINPNFPESAFSLFVNYTKNSVILKKLDASQNRIAIIDIDPNDNYKTYTLGDLSTYNHWAPRVNINSQKDKIIVSHEFANDFYVFSPHGDSLQAVNYTAAYTPSKVTLTTEGDLVNSTDDRKNALQYYLGQVSFGRLVWDAKHQRYYRFSSSTQYGEEERMGWLLPEISNSEVYLSVFDADFKLLDEMPIPELNGLPLSKYFVKDGMLWVFVNLDDEMGFIRVSFE, encoded by the coding sequence ATGCCCAATCGATTCTTACTCCCCATTCTACTGATTGCAAGTTTTTCCTGCGGAAAGCCGGGAGAAGACATCACGGTTGATACATTCAGTTATAGCGTTGATACCGTGACTGTGGACGCCAAAGGGGAAATTTTGTATTTAGAGTATGAACTCAGAGTGGCAGACTACAGTGAAGTTGACGGGTTTTTGTACAATTTCAATAAACATTCGCACAGTATCGAAAAAATTGATCTGGACCAATTAGAATGGGTAGGGACTTTCCCATTGCAACAGGAAGGACCGGACGGAACAGGGTTTTGGATTTCGGATATCAAAGGTGTCCGGGAGGGGCAGTTGTTCCTGTCTGGAGAAAAGGCCGGTATCTTTAACTTGGAAGGTGAACTGCTCAAAAAGATTGACTGGTCCAATGTCTCTCCCGAAGAAGGAGGGATATTGGATGAAGAAAAATTTTATATACAAGTGATCAACCCTAATTTCCCCGAGTCGGCTTTTTCCTTATTTGTCAATTACACCAAAAATTCTGTGATTTTAAAAAAATTGGACGCATCCCAAAATAGGATAGCTATAATTGATATAGATCCCAATGATAATTATAAAACATACACCTTAGGAGACCTTTCTACTTATAATCATTGGGCACCCAGAGTCAACATCAACAGCCAAAAGGATAAAATCATTGTATCCCATGAGTTTGCCAATGATTTTTATGTGTTTTCTCCACACGGTGATTCCCTTCAAGCCGTCAATTATACTGCTGCATATACACCTAGCAAGGTAACGCTTACCACTGAAGGGGATTTGGTCAATTCCACCGATGATAGGAAGAATGCCCTTCAGTACTACCTTGGGCAGGTAAGTTTTGGAAGGTTGGTCTGGGACGCAAAGCATCAACGATATTACCGGTTTTCTTCCTCTACGCAATATGGGGAAGAAGAACGTATGGGATGGCTTTTACCTGAAATCAGCAACAGCGAGGTGTACCTTAGTGTCTTTGATGCCGACTTCAAGCTTCTTGATGAAATGCCAATACCGGAACTCAACGGGCTCCCATTGTCCAAATATTTTGTCAAGGACGGGATGTTGTGGGTATTTGTAAACTTAGATGATGAGATGGGGTTTATCAGGGTAAGTTTTGAATAA